A segment of the Sandaracinaceae bacterium genome:
ATCGAGGACACGGCCGAGGTGAGGCGCGCGGTCAAGCGCAGCCTCAAGAGCCTCGGCATGGACGTGGAGGTGGCCGCCAGCGGCGAGGAGGGTTTGCGCCTGGTCGAGGCGCTGCGCCCGAACCTCGTCCTGACGGACGTCAACATGCCCGGGATGGACGGCTTCGAGGTGCTGGCCGCGATCCGCGAGCACCCCCGCTGCGCGACCATCCCGGTCGTGCTGATGACGGCGCGCGACGACCGCGCCTCCATCCGCCGCGGCATGGTGATGGGCGCCGACGACTATCTGACGAAGCCCTTCACGGCCCAGGAGATCCGCGAGACGGTCCAGGCGCGCCTGGCTCACCACTCGCGCCTCACCACCGCGTTCGCCTCCCGGCTCCGGAAGACCCAGGCGGCGCTCTGGCAGGCCACGCACCACGACGCGGGGACGGGGCTCCCGAACCGCACCGCGTACCGCACGCACCTCGAGGCCGCGGAGCTGGGGCCGTCCCCGCTCGCGCTGATGGTGCTGGAGCTGGACCGCTTCGACCGGCTCCAGAGCGCCTTCCACCCGATGCAGCCCGAGATGGTCGACTCCGTGGTCCGCGAGATCGCCATGCGCGTCCGCCGCGTGGTGGCCGAGGAGGGGCAGGTCTTCCGCCTCGACGGCAGCCGCTTCGCGATCCTCTACGCCGGGGCGCGCGACGCCATCGGCGCCGAGGCGGTGGCCGACTGCCTCCTCGGAGAGGTGCGCCAGCCCTTCACCATGGACGACCTCGAGCTCCGGGTGACCGGCAGCATGGGCGTCGCGATGTGGCACACGGGGGGGGACGAGAGCGCGTTCGCGGTCGCCGCCCACGCGGAGGCCGCGGCCTTCAACGCGAGAGAGAGCGGCGGCAACCACGCCGCGATGTACGACCCGCAGCAGCACGACCGCGCGTACAACCGGCTGGTGCTCGAGAGCTCGATGCACCGCGCGCTCGAGCGAGAGCAGTTCGAGCTCTACTACCAGCCGCAGGTCGCGGCCGACACGGGCGAGCTGCGCGGGGTCGAGGCGCTCATCCGCTGGCACCACCCCGAGCTCGGCATGGTCTCGCCCTTCCACTTCATCCCCATCGCGGAGGAGACCGGCCTCATCGTGGAGATCGGTCGCTGGGTCCTCGAAGACGCGTGTCGCCAGATCGCGGCGTGGAAGGATGACTTCCCCGGCCTGAAGGTGGCGGTGAACCTCTCGGCCCTCCAGCTGAGGGACGAGGGCATGGCCGACATGATCATCAAGATCCTCGCGGACAACGGCGTGCCCGCCAACCAGCTCAAGCTCGAGCTCACCGAGAGCATGATGGTCCAGGCCGGCGAGCAGGCCGCGAAGTCGCTCCGGCGGCTGCGCGACCACGGCTGCGGCGTGTCCATCGACGACTTCGGCACCGGCTACTCGTCGCTCAAGAACCTCCGGTCCTTCCCGGTCGGTGAGGTGAAGATCGACCGCTCGTTCGTCCGACACGTGCCCGAGGACCGCGACAACTGCTCCATCGTGCACGCGGTCATCGACATGGCCCACCAGCTCGGCCTGCGGGTCATCGCGGAGGGCGTCGAGGAGGTCCCGCAGCTCGAGTTCCTGCGCCAGCAGGGCTGTGACGACATCCAGGGCTACTACTACTCGAAGCCGCTCCCCCCGGCCGACTTCGCCGAGTGGGCCCGCGGCTTCGCCGAGAAGGCGGCCTGAGGGATCATCGTCCGGGCCGTCGTCGTAGAGTGCGGCGATGGCCCACGACGTCGCATCGGCGATCTGCGCGAGCGCCTGCTGCGTCGGCTCCTGGGCCGCCATGGCGGGCGGCGCCGGCTGGCTCGTCGAGCGACGGCTCCGGGGCGTGGAGGCGCAGCTGGGGCGGCGCGCCGTTCCGTCCGAGGAGAACGCCCTGCTCTTCTACGCGGGCGCGTCCACGGTCTGGCTCGCCGCGATGGCGCTGGCCGCGTTCGGGCTCTTCTCACCGGAGCGAGCCCGGCTCGGCCGCAACGCGTACTGGATCCTCGTCGCGCACTTCAGCCTCGCCACGCTCGGCGCGTGCGGCATGGTGGTCACGGGGAGCGAGAGCGTCGTGCCGATCCTCGTCATGGCGTGCCTCATCGTCGGCGGCTCCGCGGTGATGGCGCTGGCCTTCGCGTGGCGGTGGAGCGGCGCGCGGCGCGATCGAATCGAAGCCGACGGCCCCGGGAGCGAGCCCGGTCCAGGGCCCGAGCGATTCGCGCTCTACGCGGGGGCGCTCTTGATGTGGCCGGTCGGGTTGATCGGCGCGTTCGTCTACGCCGAGCCGCACACCGTGCGCGCCGGGACCGTCGCCGCGCGGCTCTCCATGCTGCAGTGCTTCGGGATCGCGCTGGCGGTCTGCGTCGGCCTCCCGATCCTCGCCGCCGTCTACGCGCCGTGAGGTGTCAGCCGCCGCGGTAGTCCGCGACGAGCAACTGGTAGTGCGCGGCCGCCTCGCGGATGGAGGCCAGCTCCGCCTCGGTCAGGTCGCGCACCGGCTTGGCGGGTCGACCGAAGGCCATCACGCCGGGCGGGATCTTCGTCCTCGCGGTGACCAGGGAGCCCGCGCCGAGGATCACGTCCGCGCCGATCTCCGCCGCGTCGAGCACGATCGAGCCCATGCCGACCAGCACGCGGTCGTGCACGTGGCAGCCGTGGAGGATCACGCCGTGGCCCACCGTGCAGTCGTCGCCGATCGTCGTCTCCAGCCAGTCGTGCGTCGCGTGCACCACGGTGTTGTCCTGGATGGACGTCCGGGCGCCGACGTGGATGGCCATGACGTCGCCGCGGATGGCGGCCCCGAACCAGACGCTGCTCTGCTCGCCCACGGTGACGTCGCCGATGATCGACGCGGTGGGCGCGACGTAGGCGCTCGGATGCACGACCGGGGCCCGGCCTCGATAGGGGTAGAGGCTCACCGTTGGCTCTCCTCGGCCGTCGTCCGCGTGGAGGCGCCGAGGCGGGCCGCGAACCCGATCGCGTGCCTCGCCCCCGCGCCGGTCAGGGCGCCCAGCGTGTCGGCCACCAGGTCGAGCGCCTCCGACGAGCGCCCGGGCACGAACGCCTGGTGCACCTCGTCGAGCAGGCCCCAGAGCACGGTGATCCACACCGCGACCGAGAAGGTCCGCCAGGGCGCGCGGCCCGGCCACGTCCGCCGCGCCGCGTGGGCCACCAGGAAGCCGAGCACACCGTACTCGAGCATGTGCACGCCCTTGTCGCGGAGCGGGAAGTCCTCGATCGGCAGGGCGGTCAGCTCCATCGAGCTGAGGACCCAGATCAGCCCCATGTAGAAGAGCGCCGGGGCCCAGGCGAAGGCGACCTTCACGCCGCGCCCCCGGCCGCCCCCCCGAGGACCGGCAGCCTCTTGCGGCGCGGCGCGGGCGCCGCCGGGACGACGCCCTCGGCGAGCCCCATGAGCGAGTGGTTGTTGGCGTGCTCGATGGTGACGTCGACGAGCTGCCCCGTCAGGTCGACCCCCTCCGGGCCGGCGATGTGCACGATCTCGTTGCGGTGGGTGCGCCCCTGGAAGCGCACCCCGTCCCGGCTGGGGCCCTCGACGAGCACGCGCTGCCGCGATCCGACGAGCCCGTCCAGGTGCGCGCGCTGCTGCTCGCCCACCACCGCGAAGAGGCGCTGGAGCCGCTCGTCCTTGACCGCCTCGGGCACGTCGTCGCCGAGCTTGAGCGCCGGGGTGAAGGGCCGCGGCGAGTACTTGAAGGCGAAGGCCGCCGTGAACCCCGCCGCGCGGACGAGGGAGAGCGTCTCCTCGAAGTCCTCGTCGGTCTCCCCGGGGAAGCCGACGATCACGTCGGTGCTCAGGGTCAGGGCCGGGACCGCCTCGCGCAGCTTGGCGATGCGCTCGAGGTAGAGCCCGCGC
Coding sequences within it:
- a CDS encoding EAL domain-containing protein, producing MESIENRHDSGTSVIPDPEQRPRVLVIEDTAEVRRAVKRSLKSLGMDVEVAASGEEGLRLVEALRPNLVLTDVNMPGMDGFEVLAAIREHPRCATIPVVLMTARDDRASIRRGMVMGADDYLTKPFTAQEIRETVQARLAHHSRLTTAFASRLRKTQAALWQATHHDAGTGLPNRTAYRTHLEAAELGPSPLALMVLELDRFDRLQSAFHPMQPEMVDSVVREIAMRVRRVVAEEGQVFRLDGSRFAILYAGARDAIGAEAVADCLLGEVRQPFTMDDLELRVTGSMGVAMWHTGGDESAFAVAAHAEAAAFNARESGGNHAAMYDPQQHDRAYNRLVLESSMHRALEREQFELYYQPQVAADTGELRGVEALIRWHHPELGMVSPFHFIPIAEETGLIVEIGRWVLEDACRQIAAWKDDFPGLKVAVNLSALQLRDEGMADMIIKILADNGVPANQLKLELTESMMVQAGEQAAKSLRRLRDHGCGVSIDDFGTGYSSLKNLRSFPVGEVKIDRSFVRHVPEDRDNCSIVHAVIDMAHQLGLRVIAEGVEEVPQLEFLRQQGCDDIQGYYYSKPLPPADFAEWARGFAEKAA
- a CDS encoding VanZ family protein — protein: MKVAFAWAPALFYMGLIWVLSSMELTALPIEDFPLRDKGVHMLEYGVLGFLVAHAARRTWPGRAPWRTFSVAVWITVLWGLLDEVHQAFVPGRSSEALDLVADTLGALTGAGARHAIGFAARLGASTRTTAEESQR
- a CDS encoding gamma carbonic anhydrase family protein, coding for MSLYPYRGRAPVVHPSAYVAPTASIIGDVTVGEQSSVWFGAAIRGDVMAIHVGARTSIQDNTVVHATHDWLETTIGDDCTVGHGVILHGCHVHDRVLVGMGSIVLDAAEIGADVILGAGSLVTARTKIPPGVMAFGRPAKPVRDLTEAELASIREAAAHYQLLVADYRGG